The sequence below is a genomic window from Tistrella mobilis.
CGGTGAAGGTGCCGCCGACGTCCACGCCGATGACGAAATCCTTGCTCATGGGTCGCAATATCCGTGTCTGGCGTGGGTTACTCGGGTGCGTAGCCGTAATCGCGGGCGGCCGCCTCGGGCGTGAGATAGCCCAGCCGGATGTCGCGGGCGATGGCCCGGGGGTCGCGCTTCGCCGGGTCGCCATAACCGCCGCCGCCCGGGGTTTCCAGCCGCACCCGCTGGCCGCGGACCAGCTTCACGCCGATGGTCTTCGAGACCTTCTCCGGCTCGTGCCAGCCGTCATCCTGCTGATAGTGGAAGCGGTTGAGCGCCGCCTCGCCGCCGCCGACCACGCCCTTGGGCGCGAACTTGCCGCGCTCGCCGAACAGGAAGACCTGGGCATCCTTCTCCAGCAGTTCGATCTCGTAGACCGCCCCCACGCCGCCGCGTGCCTGGCCGGGGCCGGCGCTGTCGGGGCGCAGCGCCCATTCGGTGAACATCACCGGATAGGCCGCTTCCAGGATCTCGACCGGGGGGATGGTGGCGGTCGAAATCGGCGCATTGCCGTGGTTCAGCCCGTCGCCGGCCGGGCTGCCGCCCAGCCCGCCGCCATAGAACGAGAACATCACCCAGCGCCGGCCGTCGGCACGATGCCCGGCCAGCGACAGGGCGTTGATCGTGCCATAGGCATTGCCGTTCACCCGGTCGGGGGCAGCGTTTGCGAAGGTTGCGAAGATCACGTCGATCATTCGCAAAATCGTCTCGGTATAGCCGCCGACCGGCTTGGGGAACTCGGCCGAGAGCAGCGACTTGTCCGGGATCACGAAGTCGATCGGCCGCATCACGCCGGCATTGGCCGGCAGGTCCGGGAAGATGTGCTTGATCGCCACATAGCAGCAGGCGATGGAGGTGGACCGGCTGATGTTGATCGGCCCCTGCGCCGGCCCGGCCGAGCCGGTGAAGTCCAGCGTCAGCCGGTCGCCCCTGATGGTCAGCTTCAGCCGGATCGGCAGCGGCTCGTCGGAAATGCCGTCATTGTCCAGGAAGTCTTCGGCCTCCCAGCTGCCGTCGGGCAGGCCCGAGATTGCGGCACGCATCAGCGTCTCGGCCCGGTCGCCCAGCGCATCCAGCGCCGCCTTGACCAGATCGGGCCCGTATTCGTCGAGCAGCGCATCCAGCCGCTTCACGCCCAGATCCAGCGCGTTCAGCTGGCCGTTCAGGTCGCCGAAGGCCGAATTCGGCTGGCGGGAATTCATCAGCAGGATGTCGACGATGTCGCGGTTGAGCTTCCCCGCCCGCATCACCTTCACCGGCGGGATGACCACCGCCTCCTGGAAGGCCTCGGTCGCGACCGGGTTGTAATTGCCCGGCACATTGCCGCCCACGTCATGCCAGTGACCGACCGAGGCCAGATAGCAGAAGACCCGGCCGTCGCGGAAATAGGGCCGGACCAGCCGCATGTCCGAGAAATGGGTGCCGCCGGCATAGGCCTCGTTGAAGATGTAGACGTCGCCGTCTTCCAGGTCGCCGTCGCGGGCGGCCTTGTCGATCACCGATTTGACCGCGAAGGCCATCACGCCCACGAAGATCGGCAGTCCCGACTTGCCCTGAACCAGGGTGGCACCGCTTTCCGGGTCGTAGAGCCCGTGAGAGGCGTCATGCGCCTCGGCGATGATCGGATTGAAGGCGCTGCGGAACAGGGTCGCGTCCATTTCGTCGGCGATCTGCTCCATGCGGCCGGCGAGCACCGCCAGCGTCACGGGATCGATGGCACTCACGTCACGTGGTCTCCCAGGGGCATGCATCCGGCCGGCGGTATCGACGGCCGCCGACGCGTTCTGATTTCTTATGCGGTCTGATCGGTCATTCGCCGACGGAGAGGCGGGCCGGCTTCCAGCCGCCGTCTTCGTCGTCGCTGCGGGTCAGGTCCATGCGGTATTCGAACCGTCCGGGGACGTAGAGCGAGACCAGATGGTCGAAGGGCCGCATGGCCTGGTCGTACATGGTTCGGGTCAGCCGGAGCAGCGCCGCCCCGGGCTCGACCTCCAGAAGCACCGCCAGCCGGTCGTCAGCCAGCTGCGCCGACAATCTCTGGCGCGCCGCCGCAACCGCGAAACCCGCCTCCTCGAACAGGCCCAGGCGCGGCCGATGCGCCAGGCTCCGCTCGGTAAAGGCGGCGGCCGCCGCCGGCAGGGTATGGGTCGCAAGCAGGGCGAAGGGCCGCCCGTCGGCCGAGCGCACCCGCTCGGCGGCGACCAGCTCCGTGCCCGGATCGATCGTCAGTTCCTCGGCGATGGCCGCCGGCGCCGCAACCCGCGCCAGCGACACCAGCCGCACGCCGGACCGCGCGCCGATGTTCTGAATGGTCGCAATCAGCCCGTCGAGCGGCGCCCGGATCGGCGCCGGCCGGTAGTGATGCGTCACCATGGTGCCGCGCCCGCGCTGGCGCGAGACCAGCCCTTCCGCCGCCAGATCGTCCAGCGCCCGCTTGGCGGTGATCCGCGACACGCCGTAATCCCGCGCGATATCCAGCTCCGCCGGCAGCACATCGCCGTCGCGCAGCTCCCCGCCCAGAATCTTCTCGCGAAAGATGACATAGAGCCGGTGATAGAGCGGCGTCGGCCCCTCGCGCCCCAGCGCCGCACGCCCGCCTTCCCCGACCGCTCCGCCTTCATCCATATCCCGGATCCCACCCCCGGTGTCGCTCATGGAGGGGAGCTTAGCGCGGGTGATGGCATAATGCTATATGAATATATCATTAGGGCATGTGGACAACACGATCTTTGATCCTACATTGCCTCTAAAATGCGTTATTCCGCAAAATTGACGCATTTGAGCATTTCAGCTAAAGTCTGGTTGCCGGACACAGAACAGGACGCGTCTACGATGCTTGTGCATGAGCATGACACCACCGACGATCAGCAGGTTCCAAGCTACAGCGCATCCGAAGCCAGGAATCATTGGGGGAAGTTGCAGCGTGATGTGCGTCGTGCTGGCCGGGTTGACGTGACCAATCACGGAACCGTCGACTTCGTCATCCTCGACATCGCCCATTATGAAGATCTGGCGAGAGCCGCAGAAGCAGGCAATACGAAGATGCAGGCACATCTTGAGAACCTGCATGCGGCCTTCGACGCGCGTATTGCCCGGATGCAGACAGCTGAAGCCCGGAAAGCCGTGGACGATGCATTTGCTGCACGTGGCAGGTTGCGCACGCGTCCGAAAGCTGGAACGTCGTTCTGAAGATGGCGGGTCGGCCGCAGATCGTGGTGCTTGCCGGCGTGAATGGCGCCGGCAAAAGTTCTCTACTTGGTCATTTGCTCACGGATTCCGGAACAGACTGGTTCAACCCCGATGCGTTTGCCCGCGAAGCCATGAAGCAGATCCCGGGGCTATCGGTGCACGACGCCAATGCCCGTGCCTGGAATTACGGCCACACCCAATTGAAAGCCGCGATAGCCGGCGGCACCTCCTATTTTTTTGAAACCACGCTCGGCGGGCGGACGATAACCAGGCTGCTGTTGCAAGCAGTACAGACCCATGACGTCATGATCATGTTCTGCGGTCTGCCCAGCCCGGAACATCACATACGCCGTGTACAGGCGCGCGTCGCCCTGGGCGGCCACGATATCCCGGTAGACAAGATCCAAGAACGCTGGACGACATCCCGCCAAAATCTCATCGATCTCATGCCATACCTTGCACGATTGCAGGTCTTCGACAATAGCGCCGAGGCGGAACCCGGCGAGGACATCCCGGATCCCTTACTGATCCTCCACGTGGAGGGCACCCGGCGGCTCTACCCCGTCGACCTCACGGACATCGCGAGAACGCCCGACTGGGCCAAGCCTCTCGTCGAAGCGGCGCTCCGCCTTTCCTCGTCCATCTGACCCGGTCATCTCAGGCTCAACAATTACGCTTGACGATATAATTAATCCAATCGTTAAATATTATCAGAAACCGATAGGGAGTGACCGCCATGGACGACCCCTTCCGCCGGCCGACCTTCGGGTCCGCCGTGTTCTATGAAGATCCCTTCGCCGCCCTCGACTGGCTGGAGGCCGCCTTCGGCTTCGAGCGCAGCCTGGTGATCACCGATACCGACGGCAATCTCGCCCATTCCGAGATGAGCTTCGGCGACGGCTACGTCATGATCGGCCCGGTCTGGACCGATGGCGTGGCCAGCCCCCGCCAGACCGGTGGGCGCAATACCCAGACCGTGCATGTCCAGCTGAAAGACGGGATCGAGGCGCATCACGACCGGGCGGTCAAAGCCGGTGCGGTGATCACCCGGCCGCTGGCGCGGCAGTTCTATGGCGATCTCACCTATTCCGCCCGCGATCCCGAGGGGCATGTCTGGAGCTTCGGCCAGACCGTCGCCGTGGTCGGTCGCGCCGAGGCCGAAGCGGCAAGCGGGCTGAAGATCGACGGCTGGTTCGAGACCGACACCGAATGACGGCCGCCCCCTCTCTCGATACCGTGCTCGCCGCACTCGCCGATCCGTATCGCCGGCAGGTGGTGGAGCTGCTGCGCGCCCGCCCGCAACGGGCGGGCGAGCTGGCGGAGGCCATCGGCCTCAGCCCGCCCGCGGCCAGCCGCCATCTGAAGGCGCTGCGCCGGGCGGGGCTGATCGAGGAAAGCCATCCCGATTTCGATGCCCGGGTGCGGATCTACCGGCTGTGCCCCGCCCCCTTCTCGGCGCTCAAATCCTGGGTCGACGAGACCGAACGGATGTGGTCGCACCAGCTGCTGGCCCTGAAGGCGCATCTGGAAGCGGAGGCGGGGGAAGAATGACCGGCTCCAAAATCCTGGTCGCGCTGCGCATCGCCGCCCCCACACCGCGGGTCTTCCGCGCCTTCACCGACGAGATCGGCCTCTGGTGGCAGGCGGACGGGCTGTTTGCCTTCACCCCCGGCCCGCCCGGCCGTCTCGCTTTCGATCCCAAGGGGCCTGAGGGGCGGCTGATCGAGGAAAAACCCGATGGCGGCCGGTTCGAAATCGGCCGCATCCTCAAATGGGACGCCCCGCCCGGCCCCGGCACACCCGGCCGCCTGGCCCTGACCTGGCGCCAGGCAAGCTTCGCCAGCGACCAGGAAACCCGCGTGTTCGTCGCCTTCGACCCGGTCGAGGACGGCACAAGGGTGACGGTCGAACATCTGGGCTGGGATGCGATCCCGATCAGCCACGCCGCCCGCCACCATTTCCCCGACGGCATCTTCCTGCACCGCCATGGCAGCTTCTGGCGACGGCAGCTGGCTGAACTGGCGGCGGTCACCGCTCCACGATGACCTTGGCGATCAGCTCCGCGGTGTTGGCGACGCCCAGCTTGCGCATGATCGCGCTGCGATGCACCTCCACCGTGCGCGGCGAGATGGCCAGCGCCTGGGCGATCTGTCTGCTGGTCAGGCCGTTGACGACATAGCGGGTCACTTCGCGTTCGCGCGGGGTCAGTGCCGCTGAGCCCGGCGCCCGGTTTTCAAGCCGGTCGAAGGTCCAGACGATCAGCCGGAACGGCTCGTCCGGGGTGAGCGTGCGGCCGCGGGCGCGGGTCCAGATGATCTCGCCGCTTTTGCACTGCATGAACCGCTCATCCTCGTAGCGGGGGCCGTTCTCCAGCCAGCGATGCCAGCGGGCGCCGGTCTTTTCGTAATCGACGGTGGAGGGATAGAGCATGCGCACCGACTGCCCCTCCAGCTCGGCGCGGCGCCAGCCGAAAATCGCCTCGATTTCGGCATTCACCCGCAGGATGCGGCGGTGGGACAGCACCATGATGCCGACCGGCGCGTTCATGAACCCGGCAAGCTCCAGCCCGTCGGTCGACAAATCCCCGGACAGATCTTCCGGCTGCATCGCCAGCCTCCCGCTTACGTAGCCTTCTACGTATATCCCCTGATTGTCGGGCGCGCTGCAAAAGTTTACCTATCGGGTCAACACCACCACCGACATCGGTCGGATCGTGACACGGAGAGCGCCCATGGACCCGCAGATCTACATCACCGGCAGCGGCCATACCCGTTTCGGCCGCCTGTCCCAGACCCTGGAAGAGCTGATCGTCGAAGCCGCGCGGGAGGCGATCGACGAGGCCGGTATCGATCCGGCCGAGATCGACGCGATCTATCTGGGCCATTTCAATTCGGGCCTGGTTTCCGACGGCTTCGCCTCCTCGCTGGTCAAGGGTGCCCATCCTGCCCTGCGCTTCACCCCCGCCTCGCGTTGCGAGAATGCCTGCGCCTCGGGTGCGGCGGCCTTCCAGGCCGGCATGATGCGCATCGCCGCCGGCAAGGCCCGCAATGTGCTGGTGGTCGGCGCCGAAAAGATGACCCACCGCACCACCGAAGACGTCACCCGGGCACTGGCCGGCGCCGGCTATCAGAACGACCCCGAAGAGGCCGCGCTCAGCTTCCCGCAGGTCTTCGGCATCGCCGCCCGCGCCTATGCCGATCGCCATGGTGATCCGCTGGACGCCATGGCCCGGATCGCGGCGAAGAACCATGCCAATGCCATGGCCAACCCGCTGGCCCAGATGCACAAGCCGCTGCCTTACGAGTTCTGCCGCGAGGTGAGCGAGCGCAACCAGCTGATCGCCCCGCCGCTCCGGCTCAGCGACTGCTCGCTGGTGACCGACGGTGCCGCCGCCATCGTGCTCAGCAGCGATCAGGGCCATGCCGCCTCGGCCGCCCGCAGGGTGCGCATCGCCGCCGCCGAACAGGTCTCCGACACCCTGCCGATGGCCGGGCGCGACCTGATCGCCTTCGAAGGCCCGGCGCGGGCGATCCGTGCCGCCTATGCCGCCGCCGGCATCGGCCTGGACCAGCTGGATTTCGCCGAGGTCCATGACTGCTTCACCATCGCCGAACTGCTGATCTACGAAGCCATGGGCCTGGCACCCCAGGGTCAGGGCGCACGGGCGCTGGAAGACGGGACCGTCTTCGCCGACGGCCGGCTGCCGGTCAATCTTTCGGGCGGGCTCAAGGCCAAGGGCCATCCGGTGGGCGCCACCGGTGTCTCCATGCTCGCCCTCGGCTTCCGTCAGCTTACCGGCCAGGCCGGCGAGATGCAGCGGGCCGGGGCCGAATGGGGCCTCACCTTCAACATGGGTGGCGCGGCAGTCGCCAACTACGCCACCATCCTCCAGGCCGACCGGGCTTGAGAGGCGCCGCATGAATTGAGAGGCGCCGCATGAACATCGCAAGCTGGCTCCACCAGACCGCCCTCTGCTGGCCCGACCGGCCGGCGGTGTTCGAAGGCGATCGCCTGCATCACAGCTATGACGGCCTGGCGGGCGCGGTGTCGGACCGCGCCCGCCACCTGGCCCGGGCGCATGGCATCGGCAAGGGCGACCGCGTGGCGATCTTCGCCAGGAACGCAGCCGCCTATCTTGAAACCCTGCATGCCTGCTGGTGGATCGGCGCCGTCGCGGTGCCGATCAACGGCAAGCTCCACCCGGCCGAGGCCGCGTGGATCGTGCAGGATTCCGGCGCGAAACTGGCCTTCACCGACACCGGCGACGTGCTGGGCGCCTGCCCGGACCTCACCGAACTGCCCCTCGGCGCACCGGTGCCGACGGATGGCCCGCGCACCGCGCCGGTCGCCTGCGACCGGAACGATCTGGCCTGGCTGTTCTATACCTCGGGCACCACCGGCCGGCCCAAGGGGGTGATGCTCACCCACGAAAACCTCCGCCAGATGACGCTGTGCTATGCGCTGGACGTCGATCAGGCGCGGGCCGGCGACCATATGCTTTACGCCGCCCCCATGTCGCATGGCGCCGGGCTCTATATGTTTGCGCAGATCCGTGCGGGTGGCGCACATCTTGTGCCCGCCTCGCACGGTTTCGACCCCGCCGAAATCATGGCGCTGGCGCGCAGCCATGGCGATCTGGTGTTCTTCGCCGCCCCCACCATGGTCAAGCGCCTGGTGACCGCCGCCCGCGCCGCGGGTTATGACGGCAGCGGCATCCGCACCATCATCTATGGCGGCGGCCCGATGTATGCGGCCGATATCGACGACGCCGTCGATGCCTTCGGGCCGCGCTTCGTGCAGATCTACGGCCAGGGCGAGTCGCCCATGACCATTTCGGTCCTGCCGCGGGCGCTGGTCGCGGACCGCAGCCATCCGAACTGGCAGGCCAGGCGCGCCTCGGTCGGCTTCGCCCATGGTGCGGTCGCCGTCACCATCCGGGATGCAGACGGTCGGGAGCTGGCACCGGGAGAGACCGGCGAAATCTGCGTCCAGGGGCCCACCGTCATGCGCGGCTACTGGAACCGCCCCGAGGCGACGGCAGAGACCCTGAAGGATGGCTGGCTGCACACCGGCGATCTGGGCCATCTCGACGAGGACGGCTTTCTATATCTCACCGACCGGTCCAAGGACGTCATCATCTCGGGCGGCACCAACATCTACCCGCGCGAGGTGGAAGAAGTGCTGCTGATGCATCCCGCCGTGTTCGAGGTGGCGGTGATCGGCGAGCATGACGACGACTGGGGCGAGCGGGTGGTGGCCTTCGTGGTCGCCGCCGCCGGTGAACCGGTCGATGCCGCCACGCTCGACCGCTGGTGCCGGCAGCAGATCGCCGCCTTCAAGCGCCCGAAGCGTTATGTGTTCATCGACGCCCTGCCCAAGAACAATTACGGCAAGGTGCTGAAAACCGACCTCAGGATCCTGGCCGC
It includes:
- a CDS encoding thiolase domain-containing protein, giving the protein MDPQIYITGSGHTRFGRLSQTLEELIVEAAREAIDEAGIDPAEIDAIYLGHFNSGLVSDGFASSLVKGAHPALRFTPASRCENACASGAAAFQAGMMRIAAGKARNVLVVGAEKMTHRTTEDVTRALAGAGYQNDPEEAALSFPQVFGIAARAYADRHGDPLDAMARIAAKNHANAMANPLAQMHKPLPYEFCREVSERNQLIAPPLRLSDCSLVTDGAAAIVLSSDQGHAASAARRVRIAAAEQVSDTLPMAGRDLIAFEGPARAIRAAYAAAGIGLDQLDFAEVHDCFTIAELLIYEAMGLAPQGQGARALEDGTVFADGRLPVNLSGGLKAKGHPVGATGVSMLALGFRQLTGQAGEMQRAGAEWGLTFNMGGAAVANYATILQADRA
- a CDS encoding GntR family transcriptional regulator, translated to MDEGGAVGEGGRAALGREGPTPLYHRLYVIFREKILGGELRDGDVLPAELDIARDYGVSRITAKRALDDLAAEGLVSRQRGRGTMVTHHYRPAPIRAPLDGLIATIQNIGARSGVRLVSLARVAAPAAIAEELTIDPGTELVAAERVRSADGRPFALLATHTLPAAAAAFTERSLAHRPRLGLFEEAGFAVAAARQRLSAQLADDRLAVLLEVEPGAALLRLTRTMYDQAMRPFDHLVSLYVPGRFEYRMDLTRSDDEDGGWKPARLSVGE
- a CDS encoding ArsR/SmtB family transcription factor; amino-acid sequence: MTAAPSLDTVLAALADPYRRQVVELLRARPQRAGELAEAIGLSPPAASRHLKALRRAGLIEESHPDFDARVRIYRLCPAPFSALKSWVDETERMWSHQLLALKAHLEAEAGEE
- a CDS encoding LuxR C-terminal-related transcriptional regulator; translation: MQPEDLSGDLSTDGLELAGFMNAPVGIMVLSHRRILRVNAEIEAIFGWRRAELEGQSVRMLYPSTVDYEKTGARWHRWLENGPRYEDERFMQCKSGEIIWTRARGRTLTPDEPFRLIVWTFDRLENRAPGSAALTPREREVTRYVVNGLTSRQIAQALAISPRTVEVHRSAIMRKLGVANTAELIAKVIVER
- a CDS encoding type II toxin-antitoxin system prevent-host-death family antitoxin encodes the protein MLVHEHDTTDDQQVPSYSASEARNHWGKLQRDVRRAGRVDVTNHGTVDFVILDIAHYEDLARAAEAGNTKMQAHLENLHAAFDARIARMQTAEARKAVDDAFAARGRLRTRPKAGTSF
- a CDS encoding class I adenylate-forming enzyme family protein, translating into MNIASWLHQTALCWPDRPAVFEGDRLHHSYDGLAGAVSDRARHLARAHGIGKGDRVAIFARNAAAYLETLHACWWIGAVAVPINGKLHPAEAAWIVQDSGAKLAFTDTGDVLGACPDLTELPLGAPVPTDGPRTAPVACDRNDLAWLFYTSGTTGRPKGVMLTHENLRQMTLCYALDVDQARAGDHMLYAAPMSHGAGLYMFAQIRAGGAHLVPASHGFDPAEIMALARSHGDLVFFAAPTMVKRLVTAARAAGYDGSGIRTIIYGGGPMYAADIDDAVDAFGPRFVQIYGQGESPMTISVLPRALVADRSHPNWQARRASVGFAHGAVAVTIRDADGRELAPGETGEICVQGPTVMRGYWNRPEATAETLKDGWLHTGDLGHLDEDGFLYLTDRSKDVIISGGTNIYPREVEEVLLMHPAVFEVAVIGEHDDDWGERVVAFVVAAAGEPVDAATLDRWCRQQIAAFKRPKRYVFIDALPKNNYGKVLKTDLRILAADQPPAVPGLNRPTNR
- a CDS encoding hydantoinase B/oxoprolinase family protein — encoded protein: MSAIDPVTLAVLAGRMEQIADEMDATLFRSAFNPIIAEAHDASHGLYDPESGATLVQGKSGLPIFVGVMAFAVKSVIDKAARDGDLEDGDVYIFNEAYAGGTHFSDMRLVRPYFRDGRVFCYLASVGHWHDVGGNVPGNYNPVATEAFQEAVVIPPVKVMRAGKLNRDIVDILLMNSRQPNSAFGDLNGQLNALDLGVKRLDALLDEYGPDLVKAALDALGDRAETLMRAAISGLPDGSWEAEDFLDNDGISDEPLPIRLKLTIRGDRLTLDFTGSAGPAQGPINISRSTSIACCYVAIKHIFPDLPANAGVMRPIDFVIPDKSLLSAEFPKPVGGYTETILRMIDVIFATFANAAPDRVNGNAYGTINALSLAGHRADGRRWVMFSFYGGGLGGSPAGDGLNHGNAPISTATIPPVEILEAAYPVMFTEWALRPDSAGPGQARGGVGAVYEIELLEKDAQVFLFGERGKFAPKGVVGGGEAALNRFHYQQDDGWHEPEKVSKTIGVKLVRGQRVRLETPGGGGYGDPAKRDPRAIARDIRLGYLTPEAAARDYGYAPE
- a CDS encoding AAA family ATPase, whose product is MAGRPQIVVLAGVNGAGKSSLLGHLLTDSGTDWFNPDAFAREAMKQIPGLSVHDANARAWNYGHTQLKAAIAGGTSYFFETTLGGRTITRLLLQAVQTHDVMIMFCGLPSPEHHIRRVQARVALGGHDIPVDKIQERWTTSRQNLIDLMPYLARLQVFDNSAEAEPGEDIPDPLLILHVEGTRRLYPVDLTDIARTPDWAKPLVEAALRLSSSI
- a CDS encoding SRPBCC domain-containing protein, which produces MTGSKILVALRIAAPTPRVFRAFTDEIGLWWQADGLFAFTPGPPGRLAFDPKGPEGRLIEEKPDGGRFEIGRILKWDAPPGPGTPGRLALTWRQASFASDQETRVFVAFDPVEDGTRVTVEHLGWDAIPISHAARHHFPDGIFLHRHGSFWRRQLAELAAVTAPR
- a CDS encoding VOC family protein, whose product is MDDPFRRPTFGSAVFYEDPFAALDWLEAAFGFERSLVITDTDGNLAHSEMSFGDGYVMIGPVWTDGVASPRQTGGRNTQTVHVQLKDGIEAHHDRAVKAGAVITRPLARQFYGDLTYSARDPEGHVWSFGQTVAVVGRAEAEAASGLKIDGWFETDTE